The window ACACACCGCTAACTCGCAGGCTCATTCTTCAAAAGGCACGCAGTCACGACCGTTGTTCCGAAGAACAACGGCGACGCTCCCACGGCTTGTAGGCACACGGTTTCAGGTACTATTTCACTCCGCTCCCGCGGTACTTTTCACCATTCCCTCACGGTACTATCCGCTATCGGTCACCAGGGAATATTTAGGCTTAGCGGGTGGTCCCGCCAGATTCACACGGGATTTCTCGGGCCCCGTGCTACTTGGGAGATTCTTAAGCAAGCCGCTGATGTTTCGTCTACGGGGGTCTTACCCTCTACGCCGGACCTTTCGCATGTCCTTCGACTACATCAACGGTTTCTGACTCGCCGACCGGCCGGCAGACCGGTCAAAAGAATTCCCACAACCCCGCATGCGCAACCCCTGCCGGGTATCACACGCATACGGTTTGGCCTCATCCGGTTTCGCTCGCCACTACTCCCGGAATCACGGTTGTTTTCTCTTCCTGCGGGTACTGAGATGTTTCACTTCCCCGCGTTCCCTCCACACTGCCTATGTGTTCAGCAGTGGGTGACAGCCCATGACGACTGCCGGGTTTCCCCATTCGGACACCCCCGGATCAAAGCTCAGTTGGCAGCTCCCCGGGGCCTATCGCGGCCTCTCACGTCCTTCATCGGTTCCTGGTGCCAAGGCATCCACCGTGCGCCCTTAAAAACTTGGCCACAGATGCTCGCGTCCACTGTGTAGTTCTCAAACAACGACCAGCCACCCATCACCCTGATCCCTTACGGACCAAGTTCACTGGGGCCGGCACTGAAGACATGACCTTACGGCCGTACCTTCAGGACCCAACAACGTGCCAGGCACGATCCCCTCCACTTCACTGTTTTCCACGCCGAAGCAGTACTTACAGAGAGTTTTGGAAACCGTGCCAACTAATCAACGTTCCACCCATGAGCTGACCGTGCAGAACGTTTGTCTGCAATCGGTACTGTGCTCCTTAGAAAGGAGGTGATCCAGCCGCACCTTCCGGTACGGCTACCTTGTTACGACTTCGTCCCAATCGCCAGTCCCACCTTCGACAGCTCCCTCCCTTACGGGTTGGGCCACCGGCTTCGGGTGTTACCGACTTTCGTGACGTGACGGGCGGTGTGTACAAGGCCCGGGAACGTATTCACCGCAGCAATGCTGATCTGCGATTACTAGCAACTCCGACTTCATGGGGTCGAGTTGCAGACCCCAATCCGAACTGAGACCGGCTTTTTGAGATTCGCTCCACCTTGCGGTATCGCAGCTCATTGTACCGGCCATTGTAGCACGTGTGCAGCCCAAGACATAAGGGGCATGATGACTTGACGTCGTCCCCACCTTCCTCCGAGTTGACCCCGGCGGTCTCCTGTGAGTCCCCATCACCCCGAAGGGCATGCTGGCAACACAGGACAAGGGTTGCGCTCGTTGCGGGACTTAACCCAACATCTCACGACACGAGCTGACGACAGCCATGCACCACCTGTATACCGACCACAAGGGGGGCACTATCTCTAATGCTTTCCGGTATATGTCAAGCCTTGGTAAGGTTCTTCGCGTTGCGTCGAATTAAGCCACATGCTCCGCTGCTTGTGCGGGCCCCCGTCAATTCCTTTGAGTTTTAGCCTTGCGGCCGTACTCCCCAGGCGGGGAACTTAATGCGTTAGCTGCGGCACCGACGACGTGGAATGTCGCCAACACCTAGTTCCCAACGTTTACGGCGTGGACTACCAGGGTATCTAATCCTGTTCGCTCCCCACGCTTTCGCTCCTCAGCGTCAGTAATGGCCCAGAGATCCGCCTTCGCCACCGGTGTTCCTCCTGATATCTGCGCATTTCACCGCTACACCAGGAATTCCGATCTCCCCTACCACACTCTAGCTAGCCCGTATCGAATGCAGACCCGAGGTTAAGCCTCGGGCTTTCACATCCGACGTGACAAGCCGCCTACGAGCTCTTTACGCCCAATAATTCCGGACAACGCTTGCGCCCTACGTATTACCGCGGCTGCTGGCACGTAGTTAGCCGGCGCTTCTTCTGCAGGTACCGTCACTTTCGCTTCTTCCCTGCTGAAAGAGGTTTACAACCCGAAGGCCGTCATCCCTCACGCGGCGTCGCTGCATCAGGCTTTCGCCCATTGTGCAATATTCCCCACTGCTGCCTCCCGTAGGAGTCTGGGCCGTGTCTCAGTCCCAGTGTGGCCGGTCGCCCTCTCAGGCCGGCTACCCGTCGTCGCCTTGGTGGGCCATTACCCCACCAACAAGCTGATAGGCCGCGGGCTCATCCTTCACCGCCGGAGCTTTCAACCCCCGCCCATGCAGGCAGGAGTGGTATCCGGTATTAGACCCCGTTTCCAGGGCTTGTCCCAGAGTGAAGGGCAGATTGCCCACGTGTTACTCACCCGTTCGCCACTAATCCACCCCGAAGGGCTTCATCGTTCGACTTGCATGTGTTAAGCACGCCGCCAGCGTTCGTCCTGAGCCAGGATCAAACTCTCCATGAATGTTTACCCGTAATCGGGTGCACACATCACTTAGAGCGGGCACGTCATGTCGGAATAAGACCGACGCGCCACAACGTCCTCGCTGTGTTGTTGCCTGCCAGTGCCCGAAGGCCCGACAGGTCTTTTTCAAAGGAACCTCATCCACCGAAGTGGACGGGGTATCAACTTCTGGCGTTGATTTTTGGCACGCTGTTGAGTTCTCAAGGAACGGACGCTTCCTTTGTACTCACCCCCGCGACATCCGCTGGGGCTTTCCTCCGGGCTTTCGTTCTGTTCTTGCGTTTCCGACTCTATCAGACTCTTTCGGGCCTGACTCCCAGTCAGCGGGGTTTGCCTTCCGGGCTGTTGGGCCCTTCCGACTCCCGAACTCTAGTGGATTTCCCCGGCGATTCATAATCGGCCTTCGGAAATGAATTCGGGCACGCCGAATTCGTTCCCAGTGGGAGATCGTGCTGAGTTGGGTGCCGCAACGAGGCGGCGGGATTCGTTGTCGCCGAAACCTTCCGGCTCAGGGACAACTCGAAGAACCTTACGGATCCACGGGGCTGGTGTCAACCCCGGTGGTCAGCTGGGTGACTGGAGGTCTTCCACGCGGTCCAGCAGGCGGGTCAGCATGTCGCCCAGCACCCCGCGCTCCGCGGTGGAGAGGTCCTGGAGGAGGTCCTCCTCGAAGACCGTGGCCGCGCGCATCGCGTCCAGCCACTTGCTGCGGCCCTCGTCCGTGAGCTCCACGATCACGCGGACCCGGTTGGACTCGTCCCGTTCGCGGGTGACCAGGCCCTCCGCCGTCATGCGATCGATCCTGTGGGTCATCGCCGCCGGCGTGAGGCCCAGCTGCTTCGCCAGTTCGCTCGGACCCATCCGGTACGGGGCTCCGGAGATGACGAGGGCCTTGAGGACCTCCCACTCCGCGTTGCTGATGCCCAGCGCCGCCGTCTGGCGGCCGTAGGCGACGTTCATACGTCGGTTCAGGCGGCTCAGTGCCGAGACGACCTTCTCCACCTGGGGGTCCAGGTCCTGGAACTCACGCTGATAGACGGCGATCTGTTCGTCGAGGCTCGGCTCGTGGACGGGCGCAGTGCCGTCGGGGGTGTCACCCATGGGTCGAAGTATCGCACGAGCCCGTTGGCGTCTAACTCCTTCGATGTGTACTGTTAAGGCTTGAAGTTTAGGTATGAAGTCTTCAGGCTTCAGGTCTCAAAGGCAGGTGAGAAGTGACCAAGGTGATGGGCGCTGCGATGCGGCGGATCCAGGCCGGGAACGCGCTGACCGCGTTCGGCATCGGCTTCACGGTTCCGTTCCTCTACATCTATGTGGCGCAGGTGCGAGATCTGGGTTCCATGGCCGCCACGTGCGCGTTCGTGGCCTTCGCCCTGGGCGCCCTCGTCGCGCTGCCCTTCACCGGTCGGGTCATCGACCGACGTGGTCCGGTGCCCGTGGTCATCGGGGCGGCGGTCACCGCCTCG is drawn from Streptomyces sp. NBC_01232 and contains these coding sequences:
- a CDS encoding MarR family winged helix-turn-helix transcriptional regulator → MGDTPDGTAPVHEPSLDEQIAVYQREFQDLDPQVEKVVSALSRLNRRMNVAYGRQTAALGISNAEWEVLKALVISGAPYRMGPSELAKQLGLTPAAMTHRIDRMTAEGLVTRERDESNRVRVIVELTDEGRSKWLDAMRAATVFEEDLLQDLSTAERGVLGDMLTRLLDRVEDLQSPS